The DNA sequence TGAAGCGGGTGTTCGCCTCGTGGAAAGCTTCTCTGCTTGCAGTGTTGAGTCTGTTCAGCTTCCTCCCAAGGTTGATTCCCCACCCAGCAGTGTGTCAACAAATGGTGTCACCTCTCCGGTGCCTGCAAGCTCGGAATCATCTGAAGCTGCTGCTGCTAATTCCAAGTCTCCCGGTCAGGAACAAATTTCCAGCACCAAAGATGCTAAACATGTGGATGCTATAGATGGTGAGAGTGATTCCTCAAATGGGGTTCTTCCAAGTGTGTCATTCCCTATGCCTGTTGTTACTGTGAACCTTGTCCCAGAACCGAATTTGGTGCAGCAGGATATAGTAGACATGTACAACAAAAGCATGCAGCAATTTACTGAGTCATTGGCCAAAATGAAGCTTCCTATGGACATAAAAAGTGAGGCAACTAGTTCAGGGAATTCGAGCACTGAGGAGAAGTTGCAGACACCGAAGAGTAACAACTCGCGGGTATTTTATGGTAGCAGGGCTTTCTTCTGAACTTCTGTTTTAATGGTTCAAATTCAATGGAATACAAGGCAAGGTGACTGTAGATTCTAGAACAAGAACTTATGTTGTAATAATGTGTACTATCCAGTGTGGTTTCTCCTTCTGTGTACTTCTTCAGAATGTTGTAGGTTATAGTGAATTATAACTATGTACTCTCTCTCACAAGCTTGTTATCTTAACTTCTATgtgaactttttcttttcttttcctttttctcttttgtgtTACCTTTACCTTCTTTATTTAAATTATGGTTCTTTTTGTTTCAATGTCAATAATTGTGAAATCTGATTTCAAAACACAAGATACTAATCATCTGCATAATCACTAGCGATGATCATATGGTCCCACTCATTCACATGGTGAATGCTAAAGTAGATTAAATCAAAATCTTAGCATACAAGATACTAATCATACTCAAAATCACTAATAGATTTTTACTTCTTTCCTTTTCACATGAAAAAAGTTCATACTGTACTGTATATATGGTCTCCATCATAATTCAGTCTATACTTTTTCTCGTTCCAATTCAAGAATTATAGAATCATAATTCATAAAACATTATAGAATTTTTGGATTGAGCTTCTTTCTTGTGAGAAATTAAAGTTTACTGATGCAACACTTCAAATCCTTTAAATGCATTGGAACACTTAAATAAATGTCAAATTCAAGGAAGAAATACACACAATGACACAATAATGAGTTAACAGGAAATTAGAAAGCAGAAGCTTTTGGTACTTGAAATTCCTAGTATTATACAAGGTAGCATGCTATTTCAAACAGGCACTTCAACTATCTCTGCAGATCTTGCATACATGTGCCTCCTACAGATCCAAGCAATCTGACCATTATCCCTGTACCGAACTCGCCATAGTCCAAACTTCTCTGCAATGTCCTTCCCTGTGGAGCACCTCCTTTCTCTTAAGAAATCAACCACCCATTGTTGTGCTGCTCTTAAATCTTGTTGAATGTCCCTTGAGCCTTCTGCAGCCCTATTTCTACGGCCGAGAACAGCTGCCCCTACAGCACCAGCTGCAGCTGCCCCAGCAAAAGCTGAAGAGCCGGCCAAATGAGCCATTTCCTTGCTCAAGTCCGGTATCATTTCTCCCATTCCGGCCGCAAGATGCGCACCTATCTTTAGCGCTAAAGTTACCAACTTCATGAATTTCTTCATATATGGAGCCAAACATTGCACAGCCCTGTTATCAACTTGCATGATCTCGCAACCCATCTGATCTTCAACAACATGCATTTGTCCCCGGAACTCACATAACATGTGAAGCCGTAGTGCGGTCATGCCAGAAAGCATGGTAGTGATCAACCTTCTAGAATAGTTTTCTGTTTGAACAAAATAGAACAGGTTTGGAACTTTCCTCTCCTCAACCTGCACATTGTAGGTTGCTAGGTAGTTCACTTTGCGATGAAGTTCGAGGAGGAGCCTATGCTCATAATATCTCAGCCCCTGGATTTCCTGCTTCAAGTCTCTGATTTCTTGTTCAATAATCTTTAGCCTGTGTAAGACTGCTTCAACTCCTTTTGCAATTCCCCCAAAGCTTGGATCAACTGTTTCAGCTTGATTGCTCAAAGCCAAAGATTGATCTTGTCCTTCTGGGTTATTTTCAGGTGGTACTTGCAATTCTTGAGCAAGATCATATAAATCATGATATCTCCGATGCAACACTTCTCGGAAGTCATCATCCGATAAAAGGTCTCGTGCTAAATCAAAACCAGCTTGGAGGATTGGCCTACCAGAATCTAAGACTGGACTCCATGTGTGCTGATAATCATACATGCTGTCTGCAGAAAGAGACAGAAGCGCTTGTTTAAGTAGCTGCACGGAAGCAGATTGTGTTTTTCTATATCTAGGGGGTGTCAAGTTTCGGACACATTCGGGCCTTATGATGCTTTCGGTCAAGGTGATCCCATGGCAAAGGCTTTGGATTGCTGGAATTATAAGCTGCTGAATGACTCTTAAAGTTTCTGTCAAGTTTTTGGTGGAGCATGCTAGGATGTCAATATAATAACCCAATTGTCCTCCAAGCTCTACTCTTATGTAAATTCCGTTGATAATGATTGAGATGAGGTGCTTCTCAAGGCTATAAGTTGCTCCATGTTGATTATTTAGAGTCTTTACTCTGTTGTGAAGGTGCACCTGTGACATCGGATAAGAAGATTTAGTTAGAAAATCATACAGACCAAAACTTCATGAATTTCTAGGTATTGTAGCTACAAATACTTTAGACTTTTGAGTGAAGATCAAAACGTGAACAATTTTAGGAAATGAGTAGTTTGTACTATTAGAATTTAGTAGACCAATTCAATCTTGAGTTAAACCACATGTAAAGGAAATGAGTAGCTCTTGCCTGCAAACGAGGGAAGAATCCTGGAGTTAGAAACATGTGACTAGAATCGTCACACTCAAGATGACGTCCTGCGTACAGGCAGTCCGGTGTGCTTAGCTGCCACCTCGGAGTCTTCCCTCTTCCTTCTTCAAGAATGGAGGGAAACAATAGCAGAGAATTTGGATCTGATGGATCTTGTTCATAGCACAACTCGAGTTTCAGCATCATTCTCACAAGATCACTAGCCTCTAAGTTCTCAGATACCTTTGAACCCATACCAGGAATGGGGCTCTGCAAACTTCCTCTTAAGATTTTCTCCAGCTCCTTCCTGCTAATAAATCCATTGTTTTCTGAGGAGTATTGCTTCCTCACATTTAACTTTACAAGCTGACCAAGTGCTTCGCCACAAAACCACTCACAATCTAATATTAGAAACCCCAACTCTTCGAAGTAAATCACCTCACCAATGTGATGAAGGCAAGTAGCAACAGCTCTTCTCCTTGTTTCCACTTTCCCTTTGTTATCATTTCTAGACCGGATTCTCAAAGCCGGCACTTTCGCTTGGCATAGCTCGCCAAATTCCTTCCACTTCATTGCTGGCTTGTTGTAATTCTCAGTTCTCCAGTCTGATAAAATCTGTATCAGATCATTGCAAAGTTGATAAACTCGCGGCACCCTTTCTAGAATAGTCTTGCTTGTCTTTCTGATGTAATGAGTGAGTTTACTAACAGATGCAGAAGATCTTGCATCAACTGTGAATATTGTTGGATAGAAATCAACAAAGCCATGGAACTTGTCTCTCAGTCTCTGAATTGAATTGACAGTATGCTGCAAATTATGTGACGGTTGATTGATCTTATCAAAGTGTGTGAGAACAACAGCAACACTCGGTAGCATGCATTGTTGTACTGCTCTTTTTGAGTTGGAAACTATGAACCTGAGCCAATACTGCAGATCTTCTTCAATCTCTGTTATGCTTTTTGGTTCTTTGTTACCCGGTTTCCTAAATAAACTAGATATTACAAGGAAAAATGATGCACTACCATGCCCTGGGAACATAAGATCATGGAGGGAGAAAAACTCATGCTGCCCAGCAAGATTCCATACTGAAATCTTTGTGTCCTCATCCTTGAAAGTTTTTATCTTCATCCCTGCTGGTTTAACAGCCTGCTCCACTGGGTTTACTATTGTTCTGACTTGATCCAAGTAGGTCAATGCCGAAGCAGAGAAATTATGAGATATTGAATTACAAAGTGTTGCCTTACCTGAAAGATGAATTTAAATTATGATTATAGTTGATTTTATGGTGTTCAAATGACAAACAATTaagcttagttttattttaaatgaaCTCCCAATCTATGAACTACAAGACGAAATGCCATCGATATACGGATACAACAGTGTTTTGACAGGATATGGATGGTATAGTATAACACATAAAACTGACAAAATGCAGATATAAAAGCCAAATCTGTGCTTAAAGAGAGGAATAATGATGTTAACATTATTGTAGATTGTTCTAGTTAATCATAACAAAATGTTATCATCCAGTTGATCATTCTGGAAGTTCTACTTATATAGGTATAAAATTTCAGAaagactaatataaaaaaattgtaaaagtaTAAGTAGAAGAATCTAAAAGTACCAATGGAGTAGCCAACATGACATGTATCCGATGCGAGTATGGCACCGAGTTTGAAGTAATGATGCATTATAGATTCTGATATTGTTTTATTTATAGATATGAGATGATCTTCCATGAAAATTAATCAAGTATTCATTAATGCACCAAAGTTTCAAGCATAAATATTTATATTCAGCCTTACCTGCAGATTCTTGCCCACAAAAGAAGACTCTGCAACTCTTGGGCTGTGTTAGCGGCATGTTGTTGAGCAAATCCATTTCTGGTTCAGTCTTCTCATTCTGCCCCAATCTTTGATAAATTCCTTGAGTCTTTCCAGAATTATGCATAGGTGTTCTTGAGAGATCAATGTCTTCAATCCAAGGATTTATCTGTAGTGTCTCCATCATTGTTTGCAGCAATGTCTCTCCTTGAACACCTTTGCAGCCTTGTAGAGACAAGAGTTTCAAACTAGCATTCTTCTCCAAACTCTTGAAGATTTTGACAAAGTCATCTGGTCTCAAACTCTCATCCTCATGAATCCCGAGCTGCCGGAGAGTCTCGTTGGTTGTTAGCATCTTTATTATAGCGGCTAAACCTTCCCTACCTATGTTGCATAAGTAAGGACACGATTAAACGAAGATCGAACATGAtacaacaataatttataaaaggaAACTACAATatgtatgaaataaaaaaacatatttgCACATAGTTTTGAATCATTATAGTTGATCAGATCCTATTCCTGAGAATGCTATATGGTAAGTGTGTGTAAGAAAGCATTTCAGCATTATAGAAACCTGAACTTTTGCAATATTTTCTGGTCATTAGCATAGACACTTTCTTTTTGTGTTCAAAAACATTATTTTCTAACCTCTTTCAAGCATCACTTGACATAACTATTAGTTTCTAACCTTTTTTTTGTTTAATGTAATGCAtgctgcttttttattttttatgtcatAAATATTAACTATATTAGTagagacaaattaaaaaaaagaaaacaatttcTTCTAAACAAGATAGAACAATATTGATGCAAATACACATACATAAGTAAAATTGAAGTATCCATGCATCAATATAGAACCCAACCTATTTTTGTTCTGCCACCTCCAAAAGTAACACACTTCAAAGTAATGTTGGCTTGCCTTTGCAGGGCTGAAAATCTACTCAAAGGGCAAAGCAGATGCTCCACGCCTACTCCGCCGAACCAATTTCCTGTTAgatgcaatgtctgcaaactccGGTTCTTGAAGAGTCCAGCCGCAACATACACAATGCCCTTGTTTTTAAGACAAGTTCTTGATAAATTGAGCTCTTTAAGTGTCTGGTTTTGTTCCAAAACCCACCTTAACTCCTTAGCACACCGAGACTTAAGCCGGACTCCGGTCATATCCAGTGATTTCACTGTCAGATTCATTCCTAAAGCGCAGGCGACGCGGCAAGTGCCAGAGAGATTAAGCTTGTAAATTCTTAGAGTACTATTCTCAGGAACAAACTCAACAACCTTTGAACTTCTTTCCCCCTTTTCACCACTCCAAACATGAACCTCCATTGTTCTGTTCCTTGCCAAAACAGCTGATATAAGAGGAGTAGCAGTGATGGCATTCCAGTCGAAAATGGTCAACAATTTCAGAGTTGGATTGACTTCAATCATCTTTGAAAGCTCTTCAGCACCCCTTGAACCAATTGAATCATCCCAAATCTGAAGCTCCTCCAAACTATGATTCACCATGAGAGCAGAAGCAATTAGTCCAGCTCCAACTGCTCCAATCCCAGATTCCGAAAACGTAATCTCTTTGATCACCCTATTTGTCTTCAGAATATCACAAAGCTCTGAGAAGCTTTTCCCATTGAACCTGTTTCTTCTAAACAAAACTTGCTTTATGCTTTGATTATTGTTACTGTTCCCAAAAAGGGTTCCAAGTTTTCTTACCTCTTCTGTCTCCCACACAACTGAATGAAACTCAAGGTTCCTCAATGTGCATTTGGTTCTTCCGGATTCAGCCAGTGTTGTCAAGATTTGAGAGAACAATGGGAGATTCTCTTTGGAGATGTTTATGTTTATGGAGGCTTCTGTTTCTTGGTAACAGTTTGAGGTTGGTTGGGAAAGGTAGAAGGAAACACATTCAAGATTTAGGGAGTCGGATTTTAGCGATTGAAGTGCCCATTGTAGCTCTTTCATGTTCTGCTTTGAAGCCATAACAGAACAAACTATGATGTGGGTTTAAGGGTTTTGTTGGAAGACATTGTCCTGGTTTTTGAAAATGGTGCTCTTTGATTGAGACACTGTAAGAATGTCTTTTAGTCACACCTGCTATATTCTTAACTTGTCTTTGAAGGTGGCACTTGGGAGAATATATGAGTAATCATCCATTGCAAAAGACCATGAAGGGTCTCCAATAATGGgtttgttataaaataaataaggaagataaaataaagaaatacaaGACTCTAGTATTAGTATTACTCAATATAATTaacttaatataataaaaataatatatatatatatatatagagcaaCTTATTTGTAAGAGAAAAGAGAACAATATATGAAAAGAGAGAGTGATTTTTATTGTTTCTGTTGTTGTACATTAATTCTCTCAGACCTCATTATTTGTAGAGGTAAAGCATTGACTATTCCAAATTTCATTTAATTATAGTTTGGCTTGGGAGTTTTATTTCTTCATAGGAAAAATCAATCACCCATATAATGAATGGCATCCACATTCTTTgaacttatcacaacactcccccttgaatGACCATTTAAGATTATGCCTTattaaaatcttactaaagaaaaattcaatggaaaaaaaattttagtgaaggaaaaagagtacaaaatcctttgtgataggtcattaaaaaccttgtcaagaaaaacctaaTGGAAAAAACCTGatcaagggaaaaagagtacagtctccccctcttgtcgacatcatttaacatCTCGAAATCGACGCATCCCAATATGATGTACCAATTTTTCAAATGatgattttgggagtgactttgtaaacaaATATgacagattgtcacttgagcggatttgttggatatcaattgtcccttgattttgaatattatgagtgaagaagaatttgagagAAATATGATTTGTTCTATcatctttgatgtatccacccttaagttgagcaatgattgttgtattatcttcaaacaggacagttggggctatcttatgatcaatcagcccacatgatgatagaatatattgaatcaaactcctcagccaaaaacactcacaactagcttcatgaatcgctagtatttcagcatgattagaagatgttgctgctatcgtctgtttcgtggacctccatgatatagttgtaccaccatatgtgaacagatatCCTGCTTGAGATCTCcttttgtgtggatcagacaagtatccagcatctgcatagccaactagttgtgacttggatccatagggataaaacaatcacatatcaaccgttccatgaaaatatcgaaagatttgtttgattccactccaatgttttctggttggagaggaactatatcttgctagtaaattcacagcaaatgatatatcgggtcgtgtatcattagcaagatacattagcgctccaatggcactaagatatggtacttcaagaccaatgatatcttcattttcttctttaggacggaattaaTCCTTTTCCATATCCAAATATCTTAGATtattggggtactcaagggatgtgatttgtccatataaaatcttttaaagatcttctctgtgtatgttgtttgatgaataaagatctcattttttgtatgctcgatctgcagaccgagacaaaatttagtcttttcaagatctttcatctcaaactcttcttttagagtttttataattgcaaatactcagtaagacgattataccacattcgtccagattgctttagatcATATAGAgttctttgcaatttgactgagtataacccttgtgaatattcattggatggtttagatatctttagtcctttagggactttcatatagatatcccgatctaatgagccgtataaatagacTGTTACCACATCTATTAAATgtatatgcagtttatgatatgcagataaattgaccaaataacgcaatgttatcgcatccactacaggggaatacgtttcttcataatatATACCGggctttgtgaaaaaccttgtgtcacaagtcgggctttgtagcgcacaacttcatttttctcatttcgttttctcacaaatacccatctgtatccaacaggttttacatcttctagtgtacggactacaggtctgaagacttcacgttttgcaagtgagtctaattcacccttcatggcttcttttcaTTTTGGACAAtaattcctttgtcgacattcgtcgactgatcttggctcaagatccttactttcatgcatgatatttaatgccacattatatgcaaatatttcattgacaattgtcttatttcagtcccatttctctcctgtaaagatataatttatcgagatctcgtcattttcacaattttcaggtacctgaacgtcttctggcgttaaaattatatcagaattttggacaactgcaagtgtctttactatgtccttttcaacaggaatagtattaaCCTCTTGTTTCTTTCgaagatttttgtctttggaattgacaggcctgccacgcttctggcttgtatttgcttcagtggcaatttgtccaattggaacatcaattcgaattggggtatTTTCCATTGGTATATAaaatttggttatcctctttgtattagAAAATATATCagacaattcatttgctattctttgcaaatgtataatcttttgaacttctagttcacattgccctgattgaggatctaaatgcatcaaggatgatgcattccaattaagttccttttcatgaaacttattctctccccctaatattggaaattttgatttatcaaaatgacaatccgcaaactgggctttaaatacatctccagtttgtatctcaagatacctcactatagaaggagaatcatatctaacatatatccccaattttctttggagtcccattttggtgcgattaggtggtgcaatgggaacatatattgcacatccgaatattcttaaatgaaaAACATTTGACTGCTGGCCAAAagttaattgcataggagagaattgatggtaacttgttggcctcaatTGAATAAGTATtgtggcatgtaaaatagcatgccccgaACCAAAGTTAGGAGATttattctcataagtaagggtctagcaattaattggaggcgtttaataagtgattctgctaacccattttgtatgTGAACacaagctactggatgttcaacacttattccattagccatacaataagcatcaaaagtttgggaagtaaattcactagcattatcaaggcgaattgctttgattgaattttctggaaattgtgcttttaattgaataatttgagcc is a window from the Arachis hypogaea cultivar Tifrunner chromosome 1, arahy.Tifrunner.gnm2.J5K5, whole genome shotgun sequence genome containing:
- the LOC112790652 gene encoding protein TORNADO 1, which encodes MASKQNMKELQWALQSLKSDSLNLECVSFYLSQPTSNCYQETEASININISKENLPLFSQILTTLAESGRTKCTLRNLEFHSVVWETEEVRKLGTLFGNSNNNQSIKQVLFRRNRFNGKSFSELCDILKTNRVIKEITFSESGIGAVGAGLIASALMVNHSLEELQIWDDSIGSRGAEELSKMIEVNPTLKLLTIFDWNAITATPLISAVLARNRTMEVHVWSGEKGERSSKVVEFVPENSTLRIYKLNLSGTCRVACALGMNLTVKSLDMTGVRLKSRCAKELRWVLEQNQTLKELNLSRTCLKNKGIVYVAAGLFKNRSLQTLHLTGNWFGGVGVEHLLCPLSRFSALQRQANITLKCVTFGGGRTKIGREGLAAIIKMLTTNETLRQLGIHEDESLRPDDFVKIFKSLEKNASLKLLSLQGCKGVQGETLLQTMMETLQINPWIEDIDLSRTPMHNSGKTQGIYQRLGQNEKTEPEMDLLNNMPLTQPKSCRVFFCGQESAGKATLCNSISHNFSASALTYLDQVRTIVNPVEQAVKPAGMKIKTFKDEDTKISVWNLAGQHEFFSLHDLMFPGHGSASFFLVISSLFRKPGNKEPKSITEIEEDLQYWLRFIVSNSKRAVQQCMLPSVAVVLTHFDKINQPSHNLQHTVNSIQRLRDKFHGFVDFYPTIFTVDARSSASVSKLTHYIRKTSKTILERVPRVYQLCNDLIQILSDWRTENYNKPAMKWKEFGELCQAKVPALRIRSRNDNKGKVETRRRAVATCLHHIGEVIYFEELGFLILDCEWFCGEALGQLVKLNVRKQYSSENNGFISRKELEKILRGSLQSPIPGMGSKVSENLEASDLVRMMLKLELCYEQDPSDPNSLLLFPSILEEGRGKTPRWQLSTPDCLYAGRHLECDDSSHMFLTPGFFPRLQVHLHNRVKTLNNQHGATYSLEKHLISIIINGIYIRVELGGQLGYYIDILACSTKNLTETLRVIQQLIIPAIQSLCHGITLTESIIRPECVRNLTPPRYRKTQSASVQLLKQALLSLSADSMYDYQHTWSPVLDSGRPILQAGFDLARDLLSDDDFREVLHRRYHDLYDLAQELQVPPENNPEGQDQSLALSNQAETVDPSFGGIAKGVEAVLHRLKIIEQEIRDLKQEIQGLRYYEHRLLLELHRKVNYLATYNVQVEERKVPNLFYFVQTENYSRRLITTMLSGMTALRLHMLCEFRGQMHVVEDQMGCEIMQVDNRAVQCLAPYMKKFMKLVTLALKIGAHLAAGMGEMIPDLSKEMAHLAGSSAFAGAAAAGAVGAAVLGRRNRAAEGSRDIQQDLRAAQQWVVDFLRERRCSTGKDIAEKFGLWRVRYRDNGQIAWICRRHMYARSAEIVEVPV